A window from Thermoanaerobaculia bacterium encodes these proteins:
- a CDS encoding potassium channel protein, which translates to MQRVYRALTLFGAVILLGGILFRSIERLDWFDAFYTALLSVTPLGHGLMPPLSRAGRELNAFLLVCGVGVVGYAASIATRFVFEGEMGRVFWRRKVERRIGRMEGHYVVCGHGRVGRTVAEELGRHGVPFVIIERSEEAVRERIARGEDVILGDATSEGVLAQAGIERAKGLVAALESDADNLYVTLTARESNPGIRIVARTSDDTASARLKRAGADRTIAPTQIGGREMVQHLLMPAVVDFIHLATGKQNVELEMQEIHVLPGSSLCGVPFSESPIRREHGVIVVAVNKAAGESIFNPESSYVVDEGDTMICLGHPDRLAAMQRLARP; encoded by the coding sequence ATGCAGCGCGTCTACCGGGCCCTGACTCTGTTCGGCGCCGTGATCCTGCTCGGCGGCATCCTCTTTCGCTCGATCGAGCGGCTCGACTGGTTCGACGCGTTCTACACGGCCCTCCTGTCGGTGACGCCGCTCGGGCACGGCTTGATGCCGCCCCTTTCCCGCGCCGGCCGCGAACTCAACGCGTTCCTCCTCGTCTGCGGCGTCGGCGTGGTGGGCTACGCCGCGTCGATCGCGACCCGTTTCGTCTTCGAGGGCGAGATGGGGCGGGTTTTCTGGAGGCGTAAGGTGGAACGCCGCATCGGCCGGATGGAAGGGCACTACGTCGTCTGCGGCCACGGGCGCGTCGGAAGGACGGTCGCGGAGGAGCTCGGCCGTCACGGCGTCCCCTTCGTGATCATCGAGCGCAGCGAGGAGGCGGTCCGCGAACGGATCGCCCGCGGCGAAGACGTGATCCTCGGCGACGCGACGAGCGAGGGCGTCCTGGCGCAGGCCGGAATCGAGCGCGCGAAGGGGCTCGTCGCGGCGCTCGAGTCCGATGCGGACAACCTCTACGTCACGCTGACGGCGCGCGAATCGAACCCCGGGATTCGGATCGTCGCGCGGACGAGCGACGACACGGCCTCGGCGCGCCTCAAGCGGGCGGGAGCGGACCGGACGATCGCGCCCACGCAGATCGGCGGGCGGGAGATGGTCCAGCACCTCCTGATGCCGGCCGTCGTCGATTTCATCCACCTCGCGACGGGAAAGCAGAACGTCGAGCTCGAGATGCAGGAGATCCACGTTCTACCCGGTTCGAGCCTCTGCGGCGTGCCGTTCTCGGAAAGTCCCATCCGCCGGGAGCACGGCGTGATCGTCGTCGCGGTCAACAAGGCGGCCGGCGAGTCGATCTTCAACCCCGAGTCGAGCTACGTCGTCGACGAGGGGGACACGATGATCTGTCTGGGGCATCCGGATCGGCTGGCCGCCATGCAGCGGCTGGCACGGCCATAA
- a CDS encoding TatA/E family twin arginine-targeting protein translocase, translating to MLGSIGMPELILIFIVALIVFGPKKLPEIGKSLGKGLGEFKKASEDFKQSIQREVDGLKEEAKIEPLAPPAPPAIPPAPAPPPADSAVKPG from the coding sequence ATGCTCGGCTCCATCGGCATGCCGGAATTGATCCTCATCTTCATCGTCGCGTTGATCGTCTTCGGGCCGAAGAAGCTCCCGGAGATCGGCAAATCGCTCGGAAAAGGGCTCGGAGAGTTCAAGAAGGCCTCCGAGGATTTCAAGCAGAGCATCCAGAGAGAGGTGGACGGGCTGAAGGAGGAAGCGAAGATCGAGCCCCTGGCGCCGCCCGCTCCGCCCGCCATCCCGCCCGCTCCCGCTCCACCGCCGGCCGATTCGGCCGTGAAGCCAGGCTAG
- a CDS encoding HAD-IIIA family hydrolase gives MIRALFFDVDGVLTDGRLFIDDRGRELKIFDTKDGHGIKMAMAAGLKVAWISGRVSGATVVRARDLGVRAFKQGVRDKGAAAREYLSRWKIESAEAAACGDDLPDFPLFDACGFCACPGDAPSVVRERVDLVLERPGGRGAVREFVEEVLRRNDAEGR, from the coding sequence TTGATCCGCGCGCTCTTCTTCGACGTCGACGGGGTGTTGACCGACGGACGGCTCTTCATCGACGACCGCGGGCGTGAGCTCAAGATCTTCGACACGAAGGACGGCCACGGCATCAAGATGGCCATGGCCGCGGGCCTGAAGGTCGCGTGGATATCGGGACGCGTCTCCGGGGCGACGGTCGTCCGGGCCCGCGACCTGGGCGTCCGCGCTTTCAAGCAGGGGGTCCGGGACAAGGGCGCGGCGGCGCGGGAGTATCTCTCCCGCTGGAAGATCGAGAGCGCCGAGGCGGCGGCCTGCGGCGACGACCTCCCCGACTTTCCGCTCTTCGACGCCTGCGGCTTTTGCGCCTGTCCCGGCGACGCGCCGAGCGTGGTGCGCGAGCGCGTCGACCTCGTGCTCGAGCGCCCCGGCGGACGCGGAGCGGTCCGCGAGTTCGTCGAAGAGGTGCTGAGGAGAAACGATGCCGAAGGACGATGA
- a CDS encoding dipeptidase, protein MPKDDEETPMLRRGPAATAAAAVAAEPDAVALRGARLHRAAIVVDTHEDVPWELDEKWADVGVLGATRHFDLPRAKEGGLSAVFFAAYVPAVYAETGGAAKKALELVDLVHRVVDAHPADLAFAASAADVRRIKAEGKIAVLTGIEGGHAIEDSLGALRDFHRLGVRYMTLTHTNTNHWADSSGSFTSPDFDPEKTRVHGGLTDFGRAVVREMNRLGMMVDVSHVSDETIDDVLAASRAPVFASHSSCRALSPIPRNLTDDQIRRIGAGGGVVMVNVSAMFLDGEAAAAYRSRIEALRPQYEALEAKWASDPLRREKEENALFDAVPPARADGKKVVEHIERVMRIAGPGAAGIGSDFDGIPDPPDGLEDVSKLPRITEELLRRGHSEEEVRGVLGENFLRFFAQVEAISRSLAAEPPSTATISNR, encoded by the coding sequence ATGCCGAAGGACGATGAGGAGACGCCGATGCTGAGACGAGGCCCGGCGGCGACCGCGGCGGCGGCCGTCGCCGCGGAGCCCGACGCCGTCGCGCTCCGCGGGGCCCGCCTCCACCGCGCCGCGATCGTGGTCGACACGCACGAGGACGTGCCGTGGGAGCTCGACGAGAAATGGGCCGACGTCGGCGTCCTCGGCGCGACCCGCCACTTCGACCTCCCCCGCGCGAAGGAAGGGGGCCTTTCGGCAGTGTTCTTCGCCGCCTACGTTCCGGCCGTCTACGCCGAGACGGGAGGGGCCGCGAAGAAGGCTCTCGAGCTCGTCGACCTCGTCCACCGGGTCGTCGACGCGCACCCCGCGGATCTGGCCTTCGCCGCGTCGGCGGCCGACGTCCGGCGGATCAAGGCGGAAGGAAAGATCGCAGTCCTCACGGGTATCGAAGGAGGGCACGCGATCGAGGATTCCCTCGGCGCGCTGCGCGACTTTCACCGGCTCGGCGTCCGCTACATGACCCTCACGCATACGAACACGAATCACTGGGCCGATTCCTCCGGCTCCTTCACCTCGCCCGACTTCGATCCGGAGAAGACGCGCGTTCACGGCGGCCTGACCGATTTCGGCCGCGCGGTGGTCCGGGAGATGAATCGCCTCGGGATGATGGTCGACGTCTCTCACGTCTCCGACGAGACGATCGACGACGTCCTCGCCGCCTCCCGGGCGCCCGTCTTCGCGTCGCACTCCTCGTGCCGCGCCCTTTCGCCGATCCCGCGCAACTTGACCGACGACCAGATCCGTCGCATCGGCGCGGGAGGCGGCGTCGTGATGGTCAACGTCAGCGCGATGTTCCTCGACGGCGAAGCGGCGGCGGCCTACCGGTCGCGGATCGAAGCCCTGCGGCCGCAGTACGAGGCGCTCGAGGCGAAATGGGCGTCTGATCCCCTGCGGCGGGAAAAGGAGGAGAACGCGCTCTTCGACGCGGTCCCGCCCGCGCGAGCCGACGGGAAGAAGGTCGTCGAGCACATCGAGCGGGTGATGCGGATCGCGGGGCCGGGCGCCGCCGGCATCGGCAGCGACTTCGACGGAATCCCCGACCCTCCCGACGGCCTCGAAGACGTGTCGAAGCTTCCCCGGATCACCGAAGAGCTCCTCCGGCGGGGCCATTCCGAGGAGGAGGTGCGGGGCGTGCTCGGCGAGAACTTCCTGCGCTTCTTCGCGCAAGTCGAGGCGATCTCTCGCTCGCTCGCCGCCGAGCCCCCGTCGACCGCGACGATTTCCAATCGCTGA
- the tatC gene encoding twin-arginine translocase subunit TatC, giving the protein MNIAPNRDREPGEEELPRMGFFDHLEELRRRLIWSILAVAIAFVGAWTYSPTLFHWIEQPILPYLPKGNHLAFTTMPEPFILYFRVALYGGLIVASPFLLWQVWLFIVPALYRRERRYAVPFIVVTALFFLTGCAFGYFVAFPRVCQFLVGMGTQTGFTPVITVNEYLSMASKIIFGLGLCFELPILVFFLARIGLVTERFLLAKFKYAVLLIFVIAAVITPTPDMMTQCVFALPMIALYLVGILIAWVFRRRAPA; this is encoded by the coding sequence TTGAACATCGCGCCGAACCGGGATCGGGAGCCGGGCGAAGAAGAGCTCCCGCGCATGGGGTTCTTCGACCATCTCGAGGAGCTGCGCCGCCGTCTGATCTGGTCGATCCTGGCCGTCGCGATCGCCTTCGTCGGCGCGTGGACGTATTCGCCGACCCTCTTCCACTGGATCGAGCAGCCCATCCTTCCCTACCTCCCGAAGGGGAACCATCTCGCCTTCACGACCATGCCGGAGCCGTTCATCCTGTATTTCCGGGTGGCGCTCTACGGCGGGCTCATCGTCGCGTCCCCGTTCCTCCTCTGGCAGGTCTGGTTGTTCATCGTGCCGGCGCTCTACCGGCGCGAGCGGCGCTATGCCGTTCCGTTCATCGTCGTCACCGCTCTTTTCTTCCTGACGGGGTGCGCGTTCGGCTACTTCGTCGCCTTTCCGCGGGTCTGCCAGTTCCTGGTCGGCATGGGCACTCAGACGGGATTCACGCCGGTCATCACGGTCAACGAATACCTCTCGATGGCGTCGAAAATCATCTTCGGGCTCGGGCTCTGCTTCGAGCTCCCGATCCTCGTCTTCTTCCTCGCTCGGATCGGGCTCGTCACGGAGCGGTTCCTGCTGGCGAAGTTCAAGTACGCGGTCCTCCTGATCTTCGTGATCGCGGCGGTCATCACGCCGACCCCGGACATGATGACGCAGTGCGTCTTCGCGCTTCCGATGATCGCGCTGTATCTGGTGGGAATCCTGATCGCCTGGGTGTTTCGCCGCCGCGCGCCGGCGTAG
- a CDS encoding S41 family peptidase, translated as MKRKTILLFVGIVAGATLLGGAGGRKMSAEPEGGTPSLSEYAELITAAGDWSAEKTAPDKLVYASIRGMLSRLDPHTNFLDPNEFSSMEEKQRGSFYGLGISIQKRQGHVTVISPIEGTPAWKKGIRAGDIISRINGEPIDDWTSDEVVRHLKGPKGTQVTITIRRAGFNEPIEMTITRAEIPTNSVRYAFMLTPDVGYIHLAEFTHTSSGEVISAIDRLKQQGMKRLVFDLRGNPGGVLDQAVDIADIFLKKKEKVVYTRGRTASSDQDFYAPGNGPHFDGPLVLLVNRGSASASEIVSGAIQDHDRGLIVGTTTWGKGLVQGVYPLPYGAGLALTTAKYYTPSGRWIQRDYSNFYDYINPDDDAADNRDADARKNGKVFYTDAGRPVYASGGITPDDVVRYEKASKFVQRLQAHGVFFNFAVDYLARHPNVPESLPVDESVRSAFFRYVQEQGLEDAAAVRKDYEADPSKELIDATIRTEILNSKYGLAEGWK; from the coding sequence GTGAAGCGGAAAACGATCCTGCTGTTCGTTGGAATCGTCGCCGGAGCGACGCTGCTCGGAGGCGCCGGCGGCCGAAAGATGAGCGCCGAGCCGGAGGGAGGAACGCCGTCCCTTTCGGAGTACGCGGAGCTGATCACCGCGGCCGGCGACTGGAGCGCGGAGAAGACCGCCCCGGACAAGCTCGTCTACGCGTCGATCCGCGGGATGCTGTCTCGCCTCGATCCCCACACGAACTTCCTCGATCCGAACGAGTTCTCCTCGATGGAGGAGAAGCAGCGGGGATCGTTCTACGGGCTCGGCATCTCGATCCAGAAACGGCAGGGCCACGTCACCGTGATCTCGCCGATCGAGGGAACGCCGGCCTGGAAGAAGGGAATCCGGGCGGGAGACATCATCAGCCGGATCAACGGCGAGCCGATCGACGACTGGACCTCCGACGAGGTCGTCCGGCACCTGAAGGGACCGAAAGGGACGCAGGTGACGATCACGATCCGGCGCGCCGGCTTCAACGAGCCGATCGAGATGACGATCACGCGCGCGGAGATCCCGACGAATTCGGTTCGCTACGCGTTCATGCTGACGCCGGACGTCGGCTACATCCATCTCGCGGAATTCACGCACACGTCGAGCGGCGAGGTGATCTCCGCGATCGACCGGCTCAAGCAGCAGGGAATGAAGAGGCTGGTCTTCGACCTGCGCGGCAATCCGGGCGGCGTCCTCGATCAGGCGGTCGACATCGCGGACATCTTCCTGAAAAAGAAGGAGAAGGTCGTCTACACCCGCGGGCGAACCGCCTCCTCGGACCAGGATTTCTACGCGCCGGGGAACGGCCCGCACTTCGACGGCCCGCTCGTCCTGCTCGTCAACCGCGGCTCGGCGTCGGCCTCCGAGATCGTCTCGGGGGCGATCCAGGACCACGACCGGGGCCTCATCGTCGGGACCACGACGTGGGGGAAAGGCCTCGTGCAGGGCGTCTATCCCCTGCCGTACGGCGCGGGCCTCGCCCTGACGACGGCGAAGTACTACACGCCGTCGGGACGCTGGATTCAGCGCGACTACTCGAACTTCTACGACTACATCAATCCCGACGACGACGCGGCGGACAACCGCGACGCCGACGCGCGGAAGAACGGGAAGGTCTTCTACACGGACGCGGGGCGGCCGGTGTACGCGTCGGGCGGAATCACGCCCGACGACGTCGTCCGCTACGAGAAAGCGTCGAAGTTCGTGCAGCGTCTCCAGGCGCACGGCGTGTTCTTCAACTTCGCGGTCGATTACCTCGCCCGGCACCCGAACGTCCCGGAAAGCCTGCCGGTCGACGAAAGCGTGCGGAGCGCGTTCT